From a single Chloracidobacterium thermophilum B genomic region:
- a CDS encoding DevR family CRISPR-associated autoregulator, producing MTTHYLYATILTGEAVAANNRGDNLGNTTTLQKVFHQDDVHTSISAEAIRFALRYRFQLAGLPVNRRYDGDRLIYADEKRTYWGSRTPFIDDDLMGFMDAAAAQAERDDEEAEPGSTAKSGKKKKGTVTKRTSPLAVGRAVSLRPYRGELSFNCVSGVKEKGKLSLYNAEMHTTEYQYSIALNLNDVLDKQNIGHLIDALIEPPPVAGNHARFYYDFSPASIIFRVTSAHASRIQNCFEHDEEGRTYTVARLIRRVASGDIPAEELIIGGELSHTDEGKKLKELGVTVLDGVRKAADEARRRIARRDKAFAVLAEGR from the coding sequence ATGACGACCCACTACCTCTACGCCACGATCCTCACCGGCGAGGCCGTTGCCGCCAACAATCGCGGCGACAATCTCGGCAACACGACAACCCTTCAAAAGGTGTTTCATCAGGATGACGTACACACCAGCATTTCGGCCGAAGCCATCCGCTTTGCGCTGCGCTATCGCTTTCAGCTCGCCGGGCTTCCCGTCAACCGGCGCTATGACGGCGACAGGCTGATCTATGCCGACGAAAAGCGGACGTACTGGGGCAGCCGAACGCCCTTCATTGACGACGATCTGATGGGCTTTATGGATGCTGCCGCCGCCCAGGCTGAACGTGATGATGAAGAAGCCGAGCCGGGATCAACAGCAAAGTCTGGCAAGAAGAAAAAAGGGACGGTAACGAAGCGCACCAGCCCACTGGCCGTCGGGCGCGCCGTGTCGCTGCGCCCATACCGGGGTGAGCTGTCCTTCAACTGCGTCAGTGGGGTGAAGGAAAAGGGCAAGCTGTCGCTCTACAACGCCGAGATGCACACGACGGAGTACCAGTACAGCATTGCCCTCAACCTCAATGATGTCCTTGACAAGCAGAACATTGGCCACCTCATTGACGCGCTCATCGAACCGCCTCCGGTCGCCGGCAATCACGCGCGGTTTTACTACGACTTTTCGCCGGCCTCGATTATCTTCCGCGTCACTTCCGCCCATGCCTCCAGAATCCAGAACTGCTTTGAGCACGATGAAGAAGGGCGGACGTACACCGTCGCCCGGCTCATCCGGCGCGTCGCAAGCGGGGACATCCCGGCAGAAGAACTCATCATCGGGGGCGAGTTGTCACATACCGATGAGGGGAAAAAGCTGAAGGAACTGGGTGTGACGGTACTCGATGGTGTCCGCAAAGCGGCGGATGAGGCCCGGCGGCGCATCGCCCGGCGGGACAAAGCCTTTGCCGTTCTTGCCGAAGGGAGGTGA
- the cas5 gene encoding type I-MYXAN CRISPR-associated protein Cas5/Cmx5/DevS, with protein MLTLHVEVPYGSFRKSYARSLAETYPLPPPATVYGMLLSLVGEGFRRRHVGVRLALAFSGTYGNGSQRHSPFPRVAQTLRKLSRYKYGEAPKQSEQGNRPDYIETLCDIAFLCWVDSAQETNPEPRLEMRLREALETPEKITRYGVLSLGLSDDAVNDICLVQKPTGDWHRLKPSQEGSLELPVWVDHVGSRHTRWQRYELEREPVTPTEPPLEAYWTVIRPPA; from the coding sequence ATGCTCACACTTCACGTTGAAGTGCCCTATGGAAGCTTTCGCAAGTCCTACGCACGGTCGCTGGCCGAAACCTATCCGTTGCCGCCGCCAGCCACGGTGTACGGCATGCTGCTGTCGCTTGTGGGCGAAGGTTTCCGGCGCCGGCACGTAGGTGTCCGCCTGGCCTTGGCCTTTAGCGGAACCTACGGCAACGGAAGCCAGCGGCATTCGCCTTTTCCCCGTGTAGCCCAGACGTTGCGCAAGCTGAGCCGTTACAAGTACGGCGAAGCACCAAAACAGTCTGAACAGGGGAATAGACCGGACTACATTGAAACCCTGTGCGACATCGCGTTTCTGTGCTGGGTGGACTCGGCGCAGGAAACCAACCCGGAGCCAAGGCTTGAAATGCGTCTGCGGGAAGCCCTGGAAACACCGGAGAAGATCACCCGCTACGGCGTTCTGAGCCTTGGACTCAGCGATGATGCCGTCAACGACATCTGTCTTGTCCAAAAGCCAACCGGGGACTGGCACCGGCTGAAGCCAAGCCAGGAAGGATCGCTGGAGTTGCCGGTGTGGGTTGATCACGTCGGATCGCGTCATACCCGATGGCAACGCTACGAACTGGAGCGTGAGCCTGTCACTCCAACCGAGCCGCCTCTGGAAGCGTACTGGACGGTCATCCGGCCGCCTGCGTAA
- the cas3 gene encoding CRISPR-associated helicase Cas3' — protein sequence MSTALPKYLLAKSYPQTKFPQQPPDYALLLQHNRDVAQACTALVEVIGRLVLERAGLTETDIEAFKKAMAAVGWFEDLGKANSHFQAMVTKAPQLIQLLRHETLSGLLLWQNKALRECLEPALGEWFIPALWAAMGHHRKFDCDTQASEAPALTVWLNHPDFRQMLVELGERLELKTAPPAFSEPLIVAPDNRNRDNRNPNAVSARRALQDLKEDFDDLREQLAPEWSKRLAVMKALGIAADVAASAIAARGQSAASYSLDTFVRETLGHVGLDAADFDRLIGEWAWKATGQPRPSDAPQLPPGFAFRPFQCEVAASERFVTLACAGCGSGKSLAAYLWAQAWQRRTGQTNFRLFFCLPTTGTTTEHFKDYALEAGLSAALTHSRSTVDLKALAETADQESDVDASNAERAAQRALDDLRDKIEALSLWDTPLVVTTADTVLGLMANARRPLYAFPAIALSAIVFDEIHAFDDRLFGHLLAFLQFFPKQPVLLMTASLPQHRLAALQKVRPDLRVIAGPPAYEQLPRYKLRYPSSPEEVWQAVADCIAQGGKVLWVRNRVEWANETYAACRERFPKVEVNVYHSRFRYRDRSKLHHYVIGKFKGRDAQILVTTQVAEMSLDLSADLLITDIASVPALIQRMGRANRRSTPECPQPPKPVLVCPLPPKADERDNPALPYDAEDITAAELWIERLLSLEKPLSQRDLADAFGSLSPGKDFDVEQAWKAACFVSGGWETRPGMTRGEGYTVNVILEADWKAYGQSEPGRDWLIEHEVAIPFRPEVLRWGTVGSRRLAPAERVAYDFNPETKKGTGARWVSAQPATNCQIL from the coding sequence GTGAGCACCGCACTTCCCAAGTACCTACTGGCAAAGTCGTACCCACAAACGAAGTTTCCGCAGCAACCGCCGGACTACGCCCTGCTCCTTCAGCACAACCGCGACGTGGCGCAAGCCTGCACGGCGCTGGTGGAAGTCATTGGCCGACTTGTCCTGGAGCGCGCCGGACTTACCGAAACCGACATTGAAGCCTTCAAAAAGGCCATGGCTGCCGTGGGTTGGTTTGAAGACCTTGGCAAAGCCAACAGCCATTTTCAGGCAATGGTGACGAAAGCGCCGCAACTCATCCAGCTCCTGCGCCACGAGACCCTTTCCGGTCTGCTGCTCTGGCAAAACAAAGCACTGCGCGAATGTCTCGAACCGGCTCTGGGTGAGTGGTTCATACCTGCCCTCTGGGCCGCCATGGGCCATCACCGCAAGTTTGATTGCGACACCCAGGCTTCCGAAGCGCCAGCGTTGACAGTCTGGCTGAACCATCCCGACTTCCGGCAGATGCTCGTTGAGCTTGGCGAACGTCTGGAGCTGAAGACGGCTCCGCCAGCGTTTTCTGAGCCGCTCATCGTTGCCCCCGACAACCGGAACCGGGACAACCGCAACCCAAATGCGGTTTCAGCACGGCGCGCCCTGCAGGACTTGAAAGAAGATTTTGACGACCTCCGGGAGCAGCTTGCCCCGGAATGGTCAAAGCGCTTGGCCGTGATGAAGGCGCTTGGTATTGCGGCGGACGTTGCCGCCAGCGCCATTGCCGCCCGGGGACAAAGCGCCGCCAGTTACTCGCTGGATACCTTTGTCCGTGAAACCCTCGGACATGTCGGACTCGATGCGGCGGATTTTGATCGGCTCATCGGTGAATGGGCGTGGAAGGCCACCGGGCAGCCGCGCCCTTCCGACGCACCCCAACTTCCGCCCGGCTTTGCTTTTCGTCCCTTTCAGTGCGAGGTGGCCGCTTCGGAACGTTTTGTCACACTGGCCTGCGCCGGCTGTGGTTCCGGCAAGAGTCTGGCGGCCTACCTGTGGGCGCAGGCGTGGCAACGGCGCACCGGGCAAACCAACTTCCGGCTCTTTTTCTGCCTGCCGACCACTGGGACGACGACCGAGCACTTCAAGGACTACGCCCTCGAAGCGGGACTTTCGGCCGCGCTGACCCACTCACGTTCGACCGTTGACCTGAAAGCTCTGGCGGAAACGGCCGACCAGGAATCCGATGTGGACGCCAGCAACGCCGAGCGTGCCGCCCAGCGCGCCCTCGACGACCTGCGGGACAAAATCGAGGCGTTGTCCCTGTGGGACACCCCGCTGGTCGTCACCACGGCCGACACCGTGCTTGGACTGATGGCCAACGCCCGCCGGCCACTCTATGCCTTTCCGGCCATAGCTCTGAGCGCCATTGTCTTCGATGAAATCCATGCCTTCGACGACCGGCTGTTTGGGCATCTGCTGGCATTCCTGCAGTTCTTTCCGAAGCAGCCAGTGTTGTTGATGACGGCTTCCCTGCCCCAGCACCGGCTGGCGGCGCTGCAAAAGGTTCGCCCGGATTTGCGGGTCATTGCCGGCCCGCCTGCATACGAACAGCTTCCCCGCTATAAACTCCGTTATCCCAGCAGTCCAGAAGAAGTCTGGCAGGCCGTTGCGGACTGTATCGCGCAGGGCGGCAAGGTGCTCTGGGTGCGGAACCGCGTCGAATGGGCCAATGAAACCTATGCGGCCTGCCGGGAACGTTTTCCAAAGGTTGAAGTGAACGTCTATCACTCCCGGTTTCGCTACAGGGACCGGAGCAAGCTGCACCACTATGTCATCGGGAAGTTCAAAGGGAGGGATGCGCAGATTCTGGTCACAACCCAGGTGGCTGAAATGTCCCTTGACCTGTCGGCTGATCTGCTCATCACCGACATTGCCTCCGTCCCGGCGCTCATCCAGCGCATGGGGCGGGCCAATCGCCGGTCAACGCCGGAGTGTCCCCAGCCACCCAAGCCTGTCCTCGTCTGCCCCCTTCCGCCAAAGGCAGACGAAAGGGATAACCCGGCACTGCCTTATGACGCGGAAGATATTACCGCTGCTGAACTTTGGATCGAGCGCCTTCTTTCCCTTGAAAAACCGCTCAGTCAACGCGACCTGGCTGACGCCTTTGGAAGCCTCTCACCGGGAAAAGACTTCGATGTTGAGCAGGCCTGGAAAGCGGCGTGTTTTGTTTCGGGGGGGTGGGAAACCCGTCCCGGCATGACGCGCGGCGAAGGCTACACGGTCAACGTCATCCTCGAAGCTGACTGGAAAGCGTACGGCCAGTCGGAGCCAGGCCGCGACTGGCTCATCGAGCACGAGGTTGCCATCCCGTTTCGGCCCGAAGTTCTGCGGTGGGGAACGGTGGGAAGCCGTCGCCTCGCGCCGGCCGAACGGGTGGCGTACGACTTCAACCCAGAGACAAAGAAAGGAACCGGAGCAAGATGGGTCAGCGCACAACCGGCTACCAACTGCCAAATCCTCTAG
- a CDS encoding helix-turn-helix transcriptional regulator produces the protein MNSTQRTHLRQLERLTWIHREIQAGRFPNTRRIAEHFGVSRKTAQETIDFMRDRFQLPLEYCAQQRGFHYTEPVHSLPWMTLTEGEIAAILMAERLAQAYGGQAAAGITEALTKVIQTLTETVSVDLNHLMALQSVEALPTSPIDQAHFALFAKAIAHRHPVRMVYFTQSSGETKTRTVNPLRLHSAKAEWYVIAFDHLRQKVLDFHLGRVRAAELLDDTFEPPTGFDIETYLNRGFGMIRGEDQTYEVIVEFDAYQARWIRQQSKVHKTAHYTDLPDGGLRVTMQVGALEGVRQWVLQYGARVRVIAPEQLRTMLRTEAEALLKLYA, from the coding sequence ATGAACTCCACGCAGCGCACACACCTTCGCCAACTCGAACGTCTGACTTGGATTCACCGTGAAATCCAGGCGGGCCGGTTTCCGAACACCAGGCGCATTGCCGAGCATTTCGGGGTTTCGCGCAAGACAGCCCAGGAAACCATAGATTTTATGCGCGACCGCTTCCAGTTGCCACTGGAGTACTGCGCGCAGCAGCGGGGATTTCACTACACCGAGCCGGTTCACTCGCTCCCGTGGATGACGCTGACCGAAGGTGAAATTGCAGCCATCCTGATGGCTGAGCGGCTGGCCCAGGCCTACGGCGGACAGGCCGCCGCTGGCATCACCGAAGCGCTCACCAAGGTCATACAGACGCTGACCGAAACGGTCTCCGTGGACCTGAACCATCTGATGGCCCTCCAGTCGGTCGAAGCACTTCCTACCAGCCCCATTGATCAAGCGCACTTCGCACTGTTTGCCAAGGCTATTGCCCACCGTCACCCGGTACGGATGGTCTATTTCACCCAGTCTTCGGGTGAGACCAAAACGCGCACGGTCAATCCCCTGCGCCTGCACAGCGCCAAAGCTGAGTGGTATGTCATCGCCTTCGATCACCTGCGTCAAAAAGTGCTCGACTTTCACCTGGGACGTGTCCGTGCGGCCGAACTGCTCGATGACACCTTCGAGCCGCCGACCGGCTTTGACATCGAAACCTATCTGAACCGTGGCTTCGGTATGATTCGTGGGGAAGATCAAACCTACGAAGTCATCGTGGAGTTTGACGCCTATCAGGCGCGCTGGATTCGCCAGCAGAGCAAGGTTCACAAAACGGCGCACTACACCGACCTGCCCGATGGCGGCTTGCGGGTGACGATGCAGGTCGGGGCGCTGGAAGGCGTCCGGCAGTGGGTTTTGCAGTATGGCGCACGGGTGCGCGTCATTGCCCCGGAGCAGCTTCGCACCATGCTGCGTACGGAAGCCGAAGCTCTTTTGAAACTGTATGCCTGA
- the cas6 gene encoding type I-MYXAN CRISPR-associated protein Cas6/Cmx6: MTDSPIVEMRFYLSGERLPVDHGYLLYAALSHLLPWLHDDTAVRLAPIRGLYASGNNLLLQNWSRLVIRTPADRLAGFLALAGRTLDVGGCRLRLGVPSIHTLRPASTLYAHLVTTRNGQDEARFDVEIARQLAVLGINGQVARGARRTFTVHGRHLVGYALSISGLDPEASVTLQAAGLGGRRKMGCGFFVPRKEGQP; this comes from the coding sequence ATGACCGACAGCCCCATCGTTGAAATGCGTTTTTACCTGTCCGGCGAACGCCTGCCGGTGGATCACGGCTACCTGCTCTATGCCGCCCTGTCCCATCTTCTGCCGTGGCTTCACGATGATACCGCCGTCCGGCTGGCACCCATCCGGGGACTCTATGCCAGCGGCAACAACCTGCTGCTCCAGAACTGGAGTCGGCTGGTGATACGTACCCCGGCTGACCGACTCGCCGGTTTTCTGGCGCTGGCCGGACGTACGCTCGACGTAGGCGGCTGCCGTCTGCGCCTCGGTGTGCCCAGCATCCACACACTCCGGCCGGCATCCACGCTCTATGCCCATCTGGTGACGACCAGAAATGGGCAGGATGAAGCCCGCTTTGATGTCGAAATTGCTCGGCAGCTTGCGGTACTCGGCATCAACGGACAGGTTGCACGTGGCGCCCGCCGTACGTTCACGGTTCACGGACGGCATCTCGTCGGCTATGCCCTGTCCATTTCGGGTCTTGACCCGGAGGCTTCGGTGACGTTGCAGGCGGCCGGCCTCGGCGGTCGCCGCAAGATGGGCTGTGGCTTTTTTGTTCCGCGAAAGGAGGGACAGCCGTGA
- the cas8a1 gene encoding type I-MYXAN CRISPR-associated Cas8a1/Cmx1 → MGQRTTGYQLPNPLVYELGNPNFTVYHRAALGGLAATIEAWKKNPRLKPEGIAAEVDAGKVEIRWDKKLSDRQFIRRLLEASFRLTPDKLIDLPGHGIETDRDGLRLAIHTGLCGTFLQHNKMRPGEKTPRTLKVQVEGEEQEYLLTYKAVNSYAHQKAQGTRLLGGDDQAPLPPVALIPQSVVPGAMTGASELEGPPEEVLLLLYLMVGSAVFLLRSYRHESRAQYCLVIPDVKNLKSFARNLRQIAARGANFLTNGYPGRIAGGTEEAALRFLLALEAGNLTEEFGRSVSGCLAVAMGKAPWDRKQNYRTLVVRLGAEYPELEVFRAALQHFGKGRLLTSARGEAFPASPNPLPELIAANLAAERHWCADFIQRCQEKKDFEQLTFQKGGLAAMTKAIKDEDDQAIIAIFHEAWRMTMGALSERAQREGSDFTALVERERERTRNAILRAKTAEALAGWFLRFCADATKGAALAGMKRNAARVREFIFNPRNFERFQNLLLFALVSYMGREDNLSEGGIDA, encoded by the coding sequence ATGGGTCAGCGCACAACCGGCTACCAACTGCCAAATCCTCTAGTCTATGAACTCGGAAACCCGAACTTCACGGTCTATCACCGGGCGGCACTGGGCGGTCTGGCCGCGACCATAGAAGCCTGGAAGAAGAATCCCCGCCTGAAGCCGGAAGGGATCGCGGCCGAAGTTGATGCGGGCAAAGTCGAAATCCGGTGGGACAAAAAGTTGTCCGACCGGCAGTTCATTCGCCGCCTGCTGGAAGCTTCATTCCGGCTGACACCGGACAAGCTCATTGACCTGCCCGGACATGGCATCGAGACCGACCGGGATGGCCTGCGGCTGGCCATCCATACGGGACTGTGCGGGACTTTCCTGCAACACAACAAGATGCGCCCAGGTGAAAAAACACCCCGGACACTGAAGGTGCAAGTGGAAGGTGAAGAACAGGAGTATCTGCTTACCTACAAGGCAGTTAACTCCTATGCCCACCAGAAAGCTCAGGGAACACGTCTTTTGGGCGGCGACGATCAAGCCCCGTTGCCACCTGTGGCCTTGATTCCCCAGTCGGTTGTGCCGGGGGCGATGACGGGCGCCAGTGAGCTTGAAGGTCCCCCCGAAGAAGTGCTGCTTCTGCTTTACCTGATGGTCGGTTCAGCAGTCTTTCTGCTGCGCTCGTACCGCCACGAAAGCAGGGCGCAGTATTGTCTTGTCATTCCCGATGTCAAAAACCTGAAAAGTTTCGCCCGCAACCTGCGCCAGATAGCGGCCCGGGGTGCCAACTTTCTGACGAATGGTTATCCCGGCCGCATCGCCGGAGGCACCGAGGAAGCAGCGCTGCGCTTCCTTCTTGCCCTTGAAGCCGGCAATCTCACGGAGGAATTCGGGCGCAGTGTGTCCGGCTGCCTGGCCGTGGCGATGGGCAAAGCGCCCTGGGACAGGAAACAAAACTATCGCACCCTTGTCGTGCGGTTGGGCGCCGAGTACCCCGAACTCGAGGTCTTCCGCGCAGCGCTTCAGCATTTCGGTAAGGGGCGGCTGTTGACCTCGGCCAGGGGCGAAGCCTTTCCTGCTTCGCCCAACCCGCTGCCGGAACTCATTGCCGCCAACCTTGCCGCAGAACGGCACTGGTGCGCTGACTTCATCCAGCGTTGCCAGGAAAAAAAGGATTTTGAACAACTCACTTTCCAAAAAGGAGGACTGGCCGCCATGACCAAGGCCATCAAAGACGAGGACGACCAGGCCATCATCGCCATCTTTCACGAAGCCTGGCGGATGACCATGGGCGCCCTCAGCGAACGCGCGCAACGGGAAGGCAGTGACTTCACCGCCCTTGTCGAGCGCGAGCGCGAACGTACCCGCAACGCCATCCTGCGGGCCAAGACCGCTGAAGCCCTGGCCGGATGGTTTCTCCGCTTCTGCGCCGATGCCACCAAAGGTGCGGCGCTGGCTGGCATGAAGCGCAACGCAGCGCGCGTGCGCGAATTCATCTTCAACCCCCGCAACTTCGAGCGATTCCAAAACCTGCTTCTATTTGCCCTCGTCAGCTATATGGGCAGGGAAGACAACCTTAGTGAAGGAGGCATTGACGCATGA